Proteins from one Panicum virgatum strain AP13 chromosome 7K, P.virgatum_v5, whole genome shotgun sequence genomic window:
- the LOC120642172 gene encoding NDR1/HIN1-like protein 2 produces MGSASRAVSCLCCPCKCLACGLFSCLCSILISLLVTLGVLALIFYLIFRPHMIAATVDSASLATFTLSPTSSLAYNLTVAMTVRNPNKRVGLYYDNVEALAFYKDQRFGYDPLDAFYQGTEASTQLKPEFHGQQLLQGDVTAAQFRQDQTDGSFAINVGLNAKLRVKVWAFKVRGPKARITCKLLVPAPGATNGATFQPTDCKVWF; encoded by the coding sequence ATGGGCTCCGCCAGCCGCGCCGTCTCCTGCCTCTGCTGCCCCTGCAAGTGCCTCGCCTGCGGCCTCTTCAGCTGCCTCTGCAGCATCCTCATCTCCCTCCTCGTCACCCTCGGCGTCCTCGCCCTCATCTTCTACCTCATCTTCCGCCCCCACATGatcgccgccaccgtcgactCCGCCTCCCTCGCCACATTCACCCTCTCCCCGACCTCCTCGCTCGCATACAACCTCACCGTCGCCATGACCGTGCGCAACCCCAACAAGCGCGTCGGCCTCTACTACGACAACGTCGAGGCCCTCGCCTTCTACAAGGACCAGCGCTTCGGCTACGACCCGCTCGACGCCTTCTACCAGGGCACCGAGGCCTCCACCCAGCTCAAGCCCGAGTTCCACGgacagcagctgctgcagggGGACGTCACCGCCGCGCAGTTCAGGCAGGACCAGACCGACGGCAGCTTCGCCATCAACGTCGGCCTCAACGCCAAGCTCAGGGTCAAGGTCTGGGCCTTCAAGGTCCGGGGGCCCAAGGCCAGGATCACCTGCAAGCTCCTCGTCCCGGCGCCGGGAGCCACCAACGGAGCCACCTTCCAGCCCACAGACTGCAAAGTCTGGTTCTGA
- the LOC120642173 gene encoding NDR1/HIN1-like protein 12: protein MTVKDCGGHKGCECDRDRLYRKLCGALVAFILLVLFVILIVWLVLRPHKPRFYLQDLSVLCLNVTPPASTYLFTTMQATVAARNGNERVGVYYDQVDVYAQYKDVAITVPTRLPVGYQGHGDQSVWSPYLQSMDSVQLPPPLAVALAQDETAGYVLVDIRVDGRIRWKVGSWISGHYHLRVNCPALLTVNEGKGSYGANTGGGNGYFRFQQAAACAVDV from the coding sequence ATGACGGTGAAGGACTGCGGCGGGCACAAGGGTTGCGAGTGCGACCGCGATCGTCTCTACCGCAAGCTGTGCGGCGCGCTCGTCGCCTTCATCCTGCTCGTCCTCTTCGTCATCCTCATCGTGTGGCTGGTGCTCCGGCCGCACAAGCCCCGGTTCTACCTGCAGGACCTGTCCGTGCTGTGCCTCAACGTGACCCCGCCGGCGTCCACCTACCTCTTCACCACGATGCAGGCCACCGTCGCCGCCAGGAACGGCAACGAGCGCGTGGGCGTGTACTACGACCAGGTGGACGTGTACGCGCAGTACAAGGACGTGGCCATCACCGTGCCGACGCGCCTCCCCGTCGGGTACCAGGGCCACGGCGACCAGTCCGTGTGGTCCCCCTACTTGCAGTCCATGGACAGCGTccagctcccgccgccgctcgccgtcgcgctggCGCAGGACGAGACCGCCGGCTACGTGCTCGTCGACATCCGCGTCGACGGACGGATCCGCTGGAAGGTGGGCTCGTGGATCTCCGGCCACTACCACCTCCGCGTCAACTGCCCCGCGCTGCTCACCGTCAACGAGGGCAAGGGCAGCTACGGCGCCAacaccggcggcggcaatggctaCTTCCGCTTCCAGCAGGCAGCCGCCTGCGCAGTAGACGTCTAG